Proteins encoded by one window of Bacillus sp. DTU_2020_1000418_1_SI_GHA_SEK_038:
- a CDS encoding LPD38 domain-containing protein, giving the protein MASNFDENKYKKIFESRYGAGSFDVGLSNARSIGATKAKADFEKQDYQRRLKEYQKAQKEASKQSLWSDNLENNTLIKRDGSTLTLDDMRSQGAYRVGEEIRNDPYLQAQVKEKGFSVSEYINSLYDKLSNGQFRSEREYKEFSKSLQKEANKKPTTADLIAQYSNEPAEKKGFDALKKNDSKPQKGFLGKVGDFLTSKDVDGDGERDGMLGLADRFLAPISKGATEFIAPGNAERMAQNAPDNPVVKAAQKDRGLETKILNTGGLLAAAIAPYGQAYKLANHALNKVPAFSKIANPYGQKAITGGLAGGIAEGGISAVNEMVNSEAYDMKDHAIRTGIGLTAGAVLDPAMHGIYNLIKGARAAKNVRPQTEELLALPAPKETPIPAPAKPLGLPEPQLQLPGPRVKPNSETFNNAFKQPNGLSSPIPQMPDVMRIAAKRGEFEQAGVNFAQSGKHTPKSRPDLTPIETPIDHLSRGQVYWQGRYEEFARHVNDNYDMNRMTPEALEDLWSQFARYDEPIRLEQAVDLAYPKGFESPPAPKPEPIPEPPKRTIKDDLREDPLVNEKIKALFPPKKPEPKISRLATLDEMFKHAEDLAPPKQPEPSFDALRFSRPQDSLVKQFSQSQKTIPKGWNKADIKNTPVMSGKTTKGFEAISASKAKEPKIIRGTPVDRTPIDINNPKEIVKQQIDTTGKREKSKWSFDKVYTALVSDLHAVNKATKDLGGKGIKIENDPHKLAQLARGVAGKAETYLNGGVFNEQGQKVAKSLKEIIKPIENKIDDFLAYTTSKRALDYDQKGLTAGIKPKNVEGMNDYQLAEAAIRQLEAESPAFKEHQKELVKYSQTLMKELKESGYYTDDAIEQIFKDNPNYIPMNRVQEPRVRGFEPISPKKKFASLTNPVKQRTGSEKPIINPVESLVKNTYVITNIAERNKVGVALHDLIKSAPKDNMWGRITNVTKQDSSIDNLSSVLDDATIQMTDGRTDAIDNLFKGEGNKVYVYKDGQKIEMELQEDLYKAMLSLDAQKQNVFLNVMGIPARSLRAGAVLSPDFGPVNIFRDQLSAFVNSKYGFIPFVDMAKGMKSVLKKDSDYWLWKQSGGANSVLSTLDREYLQQDLRKMIKQTAWQKTKNVARSPIKSALEPLRKLSEITEESTRVGEFKKGLKKGATPKEAAFSSRDLIDFSRAGNIGRQYNQVTAFFNAAVQSMDKLARTFKEHPVKAPVKAITSITLPSVVAYYYNHDQEWYREIPQRERDLFWHFKAGDQIYKLPKPFEAGVMFGTSFERLLDSMKTNDPKAFEGFGKTVREAFTPNWIPTAFLPWIEVFGNKSIHFDSPIVPRREQDMLPEDQFGPYQSEISKKFGAIAKKSPRKAEHVFKGYTGGLGNYALKLTDLGAKLGGVERPEMPDRGIADMPVLNRFVVKNLDGNNQSVNDFYKRMEKLRRENLSAKKHNPDHENSETYQTINKLSKEISELQAAKRAVIDDPNMSGKEKTEVIKRIDQAITQIAKAGNRIP; this is encoded by the coding sequence ATGGCATCTAATTTTGATGAAAACAAGTATAAAAAAATATTTGAATCTCGTTACGGGGCCGGCTCTTTTGATGTCGGTCTTTCTAATGCTCGAAGTATTGGAGCGACTAAAGCGAAAGCTGATTTCGAAAAACAAGATTATCAAAGACGATTAAAAGAATATCAGAAAGCGCAAAAAGAAGCATCAAAACAAAGTTTGTGGTCTGATAACTTAGAAAATAATACGCTGATTAAACGGGATGGTTCCACATTAACTCTTGACGATATGAGATCTCAAGGTGCTTACCGCGTAGGAGAAGAAATCCGAAATGACCCGTATTTACAGGCTCAAGTAAAGGAAAAGGGGTTTAGTGTCAGTGAGTACATTAATTCCTTGTACGACAAACTCTCTAACGGTCAATTCCGTTCTGAAAGGGAGTATAAGGAGTTTTCTAAAAGCTTACAAAAAGAAGCAAATAAAAAGCCTACAACAGCAGATTTAATCGCACAGTATAGCAATGAGCCAGCGGAGAAAAAGGGTTTTGACGCATTAAAAAAAAATGACAGTAAACCCCAAAAGGGATTCCTAGGTAAAGTTGGCGATTTCCTCACTAGCAAAGATGTGGATGGTGATGGAGAACGTGATGGAATGTTAGGTTTAGCTGACCGTTTTCTTGCTCCTATTTCAAAAGGTGCCACTGAGTTTATCGCGCCTGGGAACGCTGAACGGATGGCGCAAAATGCTCCTGATAACCCGGTTGTTAAAGCTGCTCAAAAGGACAGAGGGCTTGAAACAAAAATCCTAAACACAGGCGGTTTATTAGCAGCTGCTATCGCTCCTTATGGACAAGCTTATAAGTTAGCAAATCATGCTTTAAATAAAGTTCCTGCCTTCTCTAAGATTGCGAATCCATATGGACAAAAAGCAATTACAGGCGGTTTAGCAGGAGGAATTGCAGAGGGTGGAATTTCAGCGGTCAATGAAATGGTGAATTCAGAAGCTTATGACATGAAAGACCACGCTATTAGAACAGGGATTGGATTGACTGCTGGAGCAGTTTTAGATCCTGCTATGCACGGAATTTACAATTTAATAAAAGGCGCAAGAGCGGCGAAGAATGTTAGGCCACAAACAGAGGAATTATTAGCTTTGCCGGCACCTAAAGAAACACCAATTCCAGCACCAGCTAAACCATTAGGGCTTCCAGAACCACAGTTGCAATTACCTGGACCAAGAGTAAAACCGAATTCAGAAACCTTCAACAACGCTTTTAAACAACCAAACGGATTATCGAGTCCTATCCCACAAATGCCAGATGTAATGAGGATTGCAGCTAAAAGAGGGGAATTTGAACAGGCGGGAGTTAATTTTGCCCAAAGCGGAAAGCATACACCGAAGTCTCGACCTGATTTAACACCCATTGAAACTCCTATTGACCATTTAAGTAGAGGGCAAGTATATTGGCAGGGCAGATATGAAGAATTCGCTCGTCATGTAAACGATAATTATGACATGAACCGTATGACTCCTGAAGCTTTGGAAGATTTGTGGAGCCAGTTTGCTCGATATGATGAGCCGATTCGCTTAGAACAAGCAGTTGACCTTGCCTATCCAAAGGGATTCGAATCGCCACCAGCACCTAAACCAGAACCTATTCCAGAACCACCAAAGAGAACGATCAAAGATGATTTAAGAGAAGATCCACTTGTTAATGAAAAGATAAAAGCTTTATTTCCTCCAAAGAAGCCAGAACCTAAAATAAGCCGATTAGCAACCTTAGATGAGATGTTCAAACACGCAGAGGATTTAGCACCACCTAAACAGCCAGAACCTTCATTTGATGCTTTGCGTTTTAGCAGACCACAGGATAGTTTGGTGAAGCAGTTTAGCCAATCACAAAAAACAATTCCTAAAGGTTGGAATAAGGCTGACATTAAAAACACTCCTGTGATGAGCGGGAAAACAACAAAAGGTTTTGAAGCTATTTCTGCTTCAAAGGCTAAAGAACCAAAAATTATTCGAGGTACACCTGTCGACCGTACACCGATTGACATAAATAATCCGAAAGAGATAGTAAAACAACAGATTGATACAACAGGAAAACGAGAAAAGTCTAAGTGGTCTTTTGATAAAGTCTACACTGCTCTTGTAAGTGATTTGCACGCAGTAAATAAAGCTACAAAGGATTTAGGCGGTAAAGGTATTAAAATCGAAAATGACCCTCACAAACTGGCTCAATTAGCGCGTGGAGTGGCAGGGAAAGCAGAAACTTATTTAAACGGCGGAGTGTTTAATGAACAAGGTCAAAAAGTGGCGAAATCCCTTAAAGAGATCATTAAGCCAATCGAGAATAAAATAGATGATTTTCTTGCCTATACAACTTCTAAACGTGCTTTAGATTATGACCAAAAAGGATTAACAGCAGGAATTAAGCCAAAGAATGTCGAAGGAATGAATGATTATCAGCTTGCAGAAGCGGCTATTCGCCAACTTGAAGCGGAATCACCAGCATTTAAAGAGCATCAAAAGGAATTAGTGAAGTATAGTCAAACGCTTATGAAAGAATTAAAAGAATCCGGCTATTACACCGATGATGCAATCGAGCAAATTTTCAAGGATAACCCTAACTATATTCCGATGAACCGGGTGCAGGAGCCAAGGGTGAGAGGGTTTGAACCGATTAGCCCGAAAAAGAAGTTTGCTAGTCTGACCAATCCCGTGAAACAGAGAACAGGCTCAGAAAAACCAATCATTAACCCTGTTGAAAGTTTGGTTAAGAACACGTATGTTATCACGAACATTGCAGAAAGAAACAAAGTCGGAGTGGCGTTACATGATTTAATCAAGAGTGCGCCAAAGGATAACATGTGGGGCCGGATTACAAACGTAACCAAGCAAGACAGTTCGATTGATAATCTTTCTAGTGTCCTGGATGATGCAACCATCCAAATGACTGACGGCCGAACAGATGCGATTGATAATCTCTTTAAAGGCGAAGGGAATAAAGTTTACGTGTACAAAGATGGGCAGAAGATTGAAATGGAACTTCAAGAGGATTTATACAAGGCTATGCTTTCGTTGGATGCACAAAAACAAAATGTCTTTCTTAATGTCATGGGCATCCCTGCAAGATCATTGCGCGCTGGTGCTGTGCTCTCTCCTGACTTCGGGCCAGTAAACATTTTCAGAGATCAGTTGTCTGCCTTTGTAAACTCCAAGTATGGATTTATTCCATTTGTAGATATGGCAAAAGGGATGAAAAGTGTTCTAAAGAAAGATAGCGATTATTGGCTATGGAAGCAAAGTGGCGGTGCAAACTCGGTTTTATCAACACTTGACCGCGAATATCTACAACAAGATTTGCGTAAGATGATAAAACAAACCGCATGGCAAAAAACTAAGAATGTAGCAAGGAGTCCTATAAAGTCAGCGCTTGAACCTTTACGAAAGCTTTCCGAGATCACGGAAGAATCCACAAGGGTAGGTGAATTTAAGAAAGGATTGAAAAAGGGTGCTACACCAAAAGAAGCGGCATTCTCTTCACGTGATTTGATTGACTTTAGCCGAGCTGGAAACATCGGAAGGCAATACAACCAAGTAACAGCTTTCTTTAATGCAGCTGTTCAGTCTATGGATAAACTAGCTCGAACCTTTAAAGAACATCCAGTTAAAGCTCCCGTTAAGGCGATAACCAGCATCACATTACCATCTGTCGTGGCATATTACTATAATCACGACCAAGAATGGTATAGAGAGATCCCACAACGTGAAAGAGATTTGTTTTGGCACTTCAAAGCCGGAGATCAGATTTACAAACTTCCTAAACCGTTTGAAGCAGGGGTTATGTTCGGTACGTCTTTTGAGAGATTGTTGGACTCCATGAAAACGAATGATCCGAAAGCATTCGAAGGATTTGGGAAAACAGTCCGCGAAGCCTTTACACCTAACTGGATTCCAACTGCTTTTCTTCCATGGATTGAAGTATTTGGGAATAAGAGTATACACTTTGATTCTCCTATCGTGCCTAGGCGTGAACAAGACATGTTGCCTGAAGATCAGTTTGGGCCATATCAAAGTGAAATCTCGAAAAAGTTTGGTGCTATTGCGAAAAAATCACCAAGAAAAGCAGAACATGTTTTCAAAGGGTATACAGGCGGTTTGGGGAATTATGCTTTAAAGCTTACAGACTTGGGGGCTAAATTAGGCGGTGTTGAACGTCCTGAAATGCCTGATCGCGGAATTGCGGATATGCCAGTATTAAATCGTTTTGTAGTTAAAAATCTCGATGGCAATAACCAGAGTGTAAATGACTTCTACAAACGAATGGAAAAGTTAAGGCGTGAAAATCTGTCAGCGAAGAAACATAACCCTGACCACGAAAACAGCGAGACATACCAGACAATTAACAAGCTATCTAAGGAAATCAGCGAATTGCAAGCAGCTAAACGTGCGGTTATTGATGATCCGAATATGAGCGGTAAAGAAAAAACAGAGGTAATCAAACGAATTGACCAGGCGATTACTCAAATTGCGAAGGCGGGTAATAGAATCCCGTAG
- a CDS encoding phage holin family protein, whose amino-acid sequence MQEIIGGFDITNIVGNFWFFVLGLILFDVVTGLLAAGAQKKINSSINYIGFIRKVGELVALAFLVFIDAYLDSQGYIIKLGVGLIAAYEGLSIIENFSRIGIDMKFLTKYFDKNKVGKGE is encoded by the coding sequence ATGCAGGAAATTATTGGCGGTTTTGACATAACTAATATAGTGGGCAACTTTTGGTTTTTTGTCTTGGGGCTAATTCTTTTTGACGTAGTGACAGGTTTATTGGCAGCAGGAGCGCAAAAGAAAATCAATAGTTCCATAAATTATATAGGCTTTATTCGAAAAGTAGGTGAGCTTGTTGCGCTCGCTTTTCTTGTGTTTATTGATGCTTATTTAGATTCGCAAGGCTACATTATTAAGCTAGGTGTGGGTTTAATTGCGGCATATGAGGGGTTAAGCATTATTGAGAATTTCAGCAGAATCGGAATTGATATGAAGTTCCTCACGAAGTATTTCGATAAAAATAAAGTCGGAAAAGGTGAGTAA
- a CDS encoding helix-turn-helix transcriptional regulator, protein MLKSNIGKLIDESPYKNEYVMRYMEVSRNTLSNWRTGKAFPSIEKAFKLSRLLNKTVEELFEWEDRK, encoded by the coding sequence ATGCTGAAGAGCAATATAGGGAAATTAATAGATGAATCTCCTTACAAGAACGAATATGTCATGAGGTATATGGAGGTATCAAGAAACACACTGAGTAATTGGAGGACAGGAAAAGCGTTCCCTTCAATTGAAAAGGCTTTTAAGTTATCGAGGTTGTTGAATAAAACGGTTGAAGAACTATTTGAATGGGAGGATAGAAAATGA
- a CDS encoding N-acetylmuramoyl-L-alanine amidase — protein MTNWKQDAGHGGKDPGAVAKGNIEKVYTLEAALYVNKRLSDHGIESECTRYKDETLDEDQRVAKVKKFKKCMSHHFNASGGSGIEVIHSIHSDGKFEHFLIEEFRAAGYPVRSRPVFFKSLPNNPKQDFYYMHRRTGNCRTTIIEYDFVDGPQSEKIKDKAYREGMYECVVRAICRDEGVVYKPLNPKEVKSVSEQTLTPGQEAVRQEAIRLGITDGKKPFREVNQYYVWNAMIPLARRVEELEKKLK, from the coding sequence GTGACTAACTGGAAACAAGATGCTGGTCATGGTGGAAAAGATCCAGGCGCGGTTGCGAAAGGTAATATTGAAAAAGTGTACACTCTTGAAGCGGCTCTCTATGTAAATAAACGTTTGTCAGATCATGGAATAGAGAGTGAGTGCACTAGGTATAAGGATGAAACTTTAGATGAAGATCAAAGAGTGGCAAAGGTTAAAAAGTTTAAAAAGTGTATGTCGCACCATTTTAACGCTAGTGGTGGAAGCGGTATAGAGGTGATCCATTCTATACATTCTGATGGGAAGTTCGAGCATTTCCTTATTGAGGAATTTAGAGCAGCTGGCTATCCTGTAAGATCTAGACCAGTATTCTTTAAGTCTCTTCCTAACAATCCGAAACAAGATTTTTATTACATGCATAGGCGCACCGGTAACTGTCGTACAACAATAATTGAATATGATTTTGTGGATGGTCCACAATCTGAAAAAATAAAAGATAAGGCCTACCGTGAAGGTATGTATGAATGTGTGGTTCGAGCAATTTGCAGAGATGAAGGTGTCGTATATAAGCCTTTAAATCCAAAGGAGGTAAAATCTGTGAGCGAACAAACTCTAACTCCAGGACAGGAAGCCGTTAGGCAAGAAGCTATTCGTTTAGGAATTACTGACGGGAAAAAACCATTCCGTGAAGTAAATCAGTATTATGTATGGAATGCAATGATTCCGTTAGCCCGCCGAGTAGAAGAATTAGAAAAGAAGTTGAAATAA
- a CDS encoding M23 family metallopeptidase, producing MATYEDEYKLAVERQKQGNFTGLSPTEIDKKYGRYTPPTVDDKYKAIDNYRSNELQKVNSGYYDNPDNRRQWLSPNEQKLYDSGNLKDYFSQSTQGPSKYDDWNAYFSQQDVAQGMNNSDTALSSGGSSRGTYNPSSRQAMSYGEASDRAKQQLDPLYERALENVYKQRYQNELNASEVASKRGLSHSGLAADQMNKIGLATQSNVSDLDAQRAAKTAEMAQRMVEYDQNMALQERAAALSEYLGVEGLNLNREQFDFGKFTNQRDFDYNRSRDLIGDQRYNQQFDYQRALDERNFGYQQSRDARRDAEWESEQKDARAWRQYVFNNMSASEKAQLEWAKAQYGEEAAWRMYEMEYRGNLDQAMNQAMIDYYQNAGFNTEVKGDGWIPNTKDYKITSQYGGRADPFTGKQDSHRGVDLAVPKGTSLASTVSGKVVSTSGHSSYGNTVVIQDANGFLHRYAHLDSVNVKVGQEVSRGSFIGKSGNSGRSTGAHLHYEVTNSKGGLVDPSRFLK from the coding sequence AACAGGGTAATTTTACTGGATTGTCACCAACTGAAATCGATAAGAAGTATGGAAGATATACTCCTCCTACTGTCGATGATAAATATAAAGCAATAGATAATTACCGAAGTAATGAATTACAAAAAGTAAATAGCGGCTACTACGATAATCCGGACAACCGTAGACAATGGTTATCACCAAACGAGCAGAAGCTTTATGATTCCGGTAATTTGAAAGACTACTTTAGTCAATCAACTCAAGGGCCATCAAAGTATGATGATTGGAATGCTTATTTTTCTCAACAAGATGTGGCACAAGGGATGAACAACAGTGATACAGCATTATCTTCTGGAGGTAGTTCCAGAGGTACTTATAATCCTAGTTCTCGACAAGCTATGTCTTATGGTGAAGCTTCTGATCGTGCAAAACAACAACTAGACCCCTTATATGAACGTGCATTAGAAAACGTCTATAAACAGCGTTATCAGAACGAATTAAATGCATCTGAAGTTGCTAGTAAACGAGGGTTATCTCATAGCGGATTAGCAGCTGATCAAATGAATAAAATCGGCTTAGCTACCCAATCAAATGTTTCTGATCTTGATGCTCAAAGGGCGGCTAAGACTGCTGAAATGGCTCAACGAATGGTTGAGTATGATCAAAACATGGCGTTGCAAGAGCGTGCTGCGGCTTTATCTGAATACCTTGGAGTCGAAGGGCTTAACCTTAACCGTGAACAGTTTGACTTTGGCAAGTTTACTAACCAACGTGATTTCGATTATAACAGGTCTCGAGATCTTATTGGTGACCAGCGATATAATCAGCAGTTTGACTATCAAAGGGCACTTGATGAACGTAATTTTGGTTATCAGCAGTCCCGTGATGCCCGTAGAGATGCAGAATGGGAATCTGAACAGAAGGATGCAAGAGCATGGAGACAGTACGTGTTCAATAATATGTCTGCTTCTGAAAAGGCTCAATTGGAATGGGCTAAAGCTCAATATGGTGAAGAAGCTGCATGGCGTATGTATGAGATGGAATACAGGGGAAATTTAGATCAAGCTATGAATCAAGCTATGATCGATTACTACCAAAACGCGGGTTTTAATACAGAGGTGAAAGGGGATGGTTGGATTCCGAATACAAAAGACTACAAGATCACTTCACAATACGGAGGGCGAGCGGATCCCTTCACCGGAAAACAAGATTCACATAGAGGTGTAGATTTGGCGGTACCAAAGGGTACTTCACTAGCTTCAACAGTTAGCGGTAAAGTCGTTTCCACGAGTGGTCATTCTAGCTATGGGAATACAGTCGTTATTCAAGATGCGAATGGATTTCTACACCGTTATGCCCATTTAGACAGCGTTAATGTAAAAGTAGGGCAAGAGGTATCAAGAGGAAGCTTCATAGGTAAATCCGGCAACTCTGGACGTTCCACAGGCGCCCATTTGCATTATGAAGTGACTAATTCAAAAGGTGGGCTGGTTGACCCATCTCGTTTCTTAAAGTAA